From the Acinetobacter wanghuae genome, one window contains:
- a CDS encoding glutamate synthase-related protein, translating into MTTQALLSFSSLEPLKPTYALAANVDLIVLRLPDDDPEQVIVMYGRCQHRGALMSDAHIQGDKIVCGLHGSHYIYKTGINPRYLNKNLQKFKAWIEHDQVMVDVEEITAWEQRNPQQYNRERYQGLYADSQPAPEEPHNRFILDLARHGLKNVGHHGPTAAMGVPFDKLPKWEDIQLVTAQLWKVPLLDDAAVATKVVIGPNAKKPLVLDIPLFVSDMSFGALSQEAKTALAMGAEMVGTGICSGEGGMLDDEQASNSRYFYELASGRFGFDIEKVKKCQAFHFKGGQAAKTGTGGHLPGHKVVGKIAEVRNLPEGEAAISPATFPDWTELSQYKEFANYIREQTGGIPIGFKLSAQHIEKDIDAALAIGVDYIILDGRGGGTGAAPTLFRDNISVPTIPALARARRHLDRLGRRDVSLVITGGLRVPADFIKALALGADAIAVSNSAMQAIGCLGMRACQTNDCPVGVATQQDHLRRRLEIEKSAQQLANFFNASVELMQVMARACGHDHLSKFSINDLTTWKREMSELTGIQHGGVE; encoded by the coding sequence ATGACAACACAAGCCCTTCTTTCTTTCTCATCTCTTGAACCTTTAAAACCGACTTACGCCTTAGCAGCCAATGTTGACCTGATTGTCCTTCGCCTACCCGATGACGACCCCGAACAAGTCATCGTGATGTATGGTCGCTGTCAGCACCGTGGTGCATTGATGTCAGATGCGCATATTCAAGGCGATAAAATTGTCTGCGGTTTACATGGCTCGCATTACATTTATAAAACTGGCATTAACCCCCGTTATCTGAATAAAAACTTACAAAAGTTTAAAGCGTGGATTGAGCATGACCAAGTCATGGTCGATGTCGAAGAAATTACCGCATGGGAACAACGTAATCCGCAGCAATATAACCGCGAACGCTACCAAGGTTTATATGCTGACTCGCAGCCCGCGCCTGAAGAACCGCATAATCGTTTCATTTTAGATTTAGCACGTCATGGATTGAAAAATGTCGGTCACCATGGTCCAACTGCGGCAATGGGCGTGCCTTTCGACAAACTACCAAAATGGGAAGATATCCAACTGGTCACAGCACAGCTCTGGAAAGTACCGCTACTTGATGATGCTGCTGTAGCAACCAAAGTGGTGATTGGACCAAATGCCAAAAAACCATTAGTACTCGATATTCCCCTATTTGTTTCAGATATGAGTTTTGGTGCATTGTCACAAGAAGCGAAAACTGCTCTTGCTATGGGTGCTGAAATGGTGGGCACAGGCATTTGTTCAGGTGAAGGTGGCATGTTAGATGATGAACAAGCCTCCAACTCACGTTACTTCTATGAACTCGCTTCAGGTCGTTTCGGTTTTGATATCGAGAAAGTCAAAAAATGCCAAGCATTTCATTTCAAAGGGGGACAAGCTGCCAAAACCGGTACAGGTGGACATTTACCCGGGCATAAAGTGGTGGGGAAAATTGCTGAAGTGCGTAACTTGCCTGAAGGTGAAGCAGCCATTTCCCCTGCCACATTCCCTGATTGGACGGAACTGTCGCAGTACAAAGAATTTGCAAATTATATCCGTGAACAAACAGGCGGCATCCCCATTGGTTTTAAGCTTTCCGCGCAACATATCGAAAAAGATATTGATGCCGCGCTTGCCATTGGAGTCGACTACATTATTTTAGATGGTCGTGGTGGCGGTACAGGTGCTGCACCGACCTTGTTCCGTGACAATATCTCTGTACCTACGATTCCTGCTTTAGCGCGTGCACGTCGCCATTTAGATCGTCTCGGACGGCGTGACGTAAGTCTTGTGATTACCGGTGGTTTACGCGTGCCTGCTGACTTTATTAAAGCATTGGCATTAGGTGCAGATGCGATTGCCGTGTCCAATTCAGCCATGCAAGCGATTGGTTGCTTAGGCATGCGTGCTTGCCAAACCAATGACTGCCCTGTTGGGGTTGCTACACAGCAAGATCATTTACGCCGACGTTTAGAAATTGAAAAATCAGCACAACAACTTGCCAATTTCTTCAATGCTTCGGTTGAACTCATGCAAGTCATGGCGCGTGCATGCGGGCATGATCATTTGAGTAAATTCAGTATTAATGATTTGACCACGTGGAAACGTGAGATGAGTGAACTCACAGGCATTCAACACGGTGGGGTTGAATAA